A genomic region of Streptosporangium lutulentum contains the following coding sequences:
- a CDS encoding HAD family hydrolase yields MLWDIDHTLITSGGVGSEVFRTAFETVTGCPMTQMAEVTGRTERVIFRETLELHDLEDPGDYFDRFAQAQARGYWERAEDMRRRGRALSGAPQALRALAEHGDVVQSVLTGNTRPSALAKLQIFDLHRHIDFDSGAYGDDEELRTKLVPIARARANERHHFDFDVSTTVLIGDTPSDVRAALDGGALVIGVATGKSSPEELAEAGAHHVLSDLSDTTALVRAVVTIEQLNG; encoded by the coding sequence GTGTTGTGGGACATCGACCATACGTTGATCACCTCGGGTGGGGTGGGAAGCGAGGTCTTCCGTACCGCCTTCGAGACGGTGACCGGCTGCCCGATGACGCAGATGGCCGAGGTCACAGGAAGAACAGAGCGTGTGATCTTTCGAGAGACCCTTGAGCTTCACGACCTGGAAGATCCGGGTGACTACTTCGACAGATTCGCCCAGGCCCAGGCGCGCGGGTACTGGGAGCGCGCGGAGGACATGCGGCGCAGAGGTCGCGCACTGTCCGGCGCACCGCAAGCCCTCAGAGCACTGGCTGAACACGGTGACGTCGTCCAGTCCGTTCTCACCGGCAACACTCGACCGTCGGCGCTCGCGAAACTACAGATCTTCGACCTTCATCGGCACATTGACTTCGACAGCGGTGCATACGGTGACGACGAGGAGCTACGCACGAAGCTGGTGCCCATCGCCCGCGCCCGTGCGAACGAGCGGCATCACTTCGACTTCGACGTGAGCACCACCGTTCTGATCGGCGACACGCCGAGCGATGTCCGCGCGGCCCTCGACGGCGGAGCCCTCGTGATCGGAGTCGCGACCGGGAAAAGCTCGCCGGAAGAGCTTGCCGAAGCGGGCGCACACCACGTGCTCTCCGATCTCTCCGACACCACGGCCCTTGTCCGTGCCGTCGTCACAATCGAACAGTTGAATGGTTAG
- a CDS encoding helix-turn-helix domain-containing protein — translation MSEIPVGERVQFYRKAQKKKQAVVAGLAGITEDYLSQIERGLKTPAMPLLHRLARVLNVPVSTLLGEPAFEEEGAIHPVGRTLQRVLTSYAPIPSDQPLPELAELRERVSAIWSLWQTSPTRFTDAAPLVPDLLRDVQFVTRVLRPTGDAAMRRDAYRISADLYFFLRTFTKRIGRPDLSLLVADRGMVAAEETDDPLRVAVAKWNLGQILLSQGEAEGAEEVALHAIEALHNDLPSDSHARIAVEGALWLVATIAAVRRGDFWTARDRLRERALPATRQSGGHNVLWTVFGVPNVGLHAVSIEVEAGETAEALRLADDVVVSHLPSLERRTTFALEVARCYDQRRDDAAVFIHLLTAEASGPEDLKYNILARDLIRGLLKRARPTYSPQIQAMAQRVGLLAR, via the coding sequence GTGTCTGAGATCCCCGTGGGCGAGCGGGTGCAGTTCTACCGCAAGGCCCAGAAGAAGAAACAGGCCGTGGTCGCGGGTCTTGCGGGGATCACGGAGGACTACCTGTCGCAGATCGAGCGGGGCCTGAAGACACCGGCGATGCCACTCCTGCATCGACTCGCCCGCGTGCTGAATGTGCCCGTCTCCACGCTGCTCGGTGAGCCGGCGTTCGAGGAAGAGGGCGCGATCCACCCTGTTGGAAGAACCTTGCAGCGGGTTCTCACCTCCTACGCCCCCATCCCGTCCGATCAGCCCTTGCCTGAACTGGCCGAGCTTCGTGAACGAGTGAGCGCCATCTGGAGCCTGTGGCAGACATCTCCCACCCGGTTCACCGACGCAGCTCCTCTGGTGCCCGACCTTCTGCGTGACGTGCAGTTCGTAACGCGCGTACTCCGGCCCACGGGCGACGCGGCAATGCGCCGCGACGCTTACCGGATCTCGGCGGACCTGTACTTCTTCCTACGGACCTTCACCAAGCGAATCGGACGCCCCGACCTGTCGTTGCTGGTCGCCGACCGAGGGATGGTCGCGGCCGAGGAAACCGACGACCCGCTGCGCGTCGCCGTGGCCAAATGGAATCTCGGACAGATCCTGTTGTCGCAGGGCGAAGCGGAAGGTGCGGAAGAAGTCGCACTCCACGCCATCGAAGCACTTCACAACGACCTGCCTTCGGACTCACATGCACGTATTGCCGTGGAAGGCGCGCTGTGGCTGGTGGCAACGATCGCGGCAGTCCGAAGAGGAGATTTCTGGACGGCTCGTGATCGGCTGCGGGAGCGTGCTCTACCTGCTACACGACAGTCAGGTGGCCACAACGTGTTATGGACCGTGTTCGGCGTACCGAATGTCGGTCTTCATGCGGTCAGCATCGAGGTGGAGGCGGGCGAGACAGCCGAAGCGCTGCGCCTGGCGGACGACGTTGTTGTCTCTCATCTTCCATCGCTGGAACGACGTACAACTTTCGCCCTGGAAGTGGCGCGTTGCTATGACCAGCGCCGCGACGATGCGGCCGTTTTTATTCACCTCCTTACGGCCGAGGCCAGCGGGCCGGAGGATCTGAAGTACAACATCCTTGCCCGCGACCTGATCCGTGGACTGCTAAAACGGGCTCGTCCCACCTACTCGCCGCAGATACAGGCCATGGCCCAACGGGTTGGCCTACTGGCCCGGTAA
- the istA gene encoding IS21 family transposase translates to MIKVEDWAEIRRLHRAETMPIKAIARHMGISKNTVKRALAADAPPAYERVGKGSIVDAAEPRIRALLAEFPTMPATVIAERIGWERSLTVLKDRIRVLRPQFQPVDPASRTTYHAGELAQCDLWFPPVKVPVGAGHLASPPVLVIVSGYSRWMMARMLPSRTAGDLFSGHWALLSELGAVPKTLVWDNESAIGQWRGGKPQLTADAHAFRGALGVRIAQCRPGDPEAKGLVERANGYLETSFLPGRDFASPQDFNAQLAAWLPRANSRHHRRIQCRPLDRLHADLAAMVALPPIAPAVGWRTSTRLARDHYVRIASCDYSVHPSVIGRLVEVVASLEEVTVTCGGQLVARHRRCWAPHQTITDALHAQVAAAMRRTGLRTTPAPATAGAPAEVEVEQRRLSDYDALLGIEGVA, encoded by the coding sequence GTGATCAAGGTGGAGGACTGGGCGGAGATCCGCCGGTTGCATCGAGCCGAGACGATGCCGATCAAGGCGATCGCTCGGCATATGGGCATCTCGAAGAACACCGTGAAACGGGCGCTGGCGGCCGATGCACCGCCAGCATATGAGCGGGTGGGCAAGGGATCGATCGTGGACGCGGCCGAACCGCGGATCCGGGCGCTGCTGGCGGAGTTTCCGACCATGCCCGCGACGGTGATCGCCGAGCGGATCGGCTGGGAGCGCTCGCTCACGGTCCTCAAAGACCGGATCCGTGTGCTGCGGCCGCAGTTCCAGCCGGTCGATCCGGCGTCGCGGACCACCTATCACGCGGGCGAGCTGGCCCAATGTGATCTGTGGTTTCCGCCGGTGAAGGTGCCGGTGGGGGCTGGGCATCTGGCCAGCCCGCCGGTGCTGGTCATCGTCAGCGGATACTCGCGGTGGATGATGGCCCGGATGCTGCCTTCGCGCACCGCGGGGGATCTGTTTTCCGGGCACTGGGCTTTGTTGTCGGAGCTGGGCGCGGTGCCCAAGACGCTGGTGTGGGACAACGAGTCCGCGATCGGCCAGTGGCGGGGCGGCAAACCGCAGCTCACCGCGGACGCCCATGCTTTTCGCGGAGCGCTGGGGGTGCGCATCGCGCAGTGCCGTCCGGGAGATCCCGAGGCCAAGGGGCTGGTCGAGCGGGCCAACGGCTATCTGGAGACCTCGTTTCTGCCCGGCCGCGATTTTGCTTCGCCGCAGGACTTCAACGCCCAGCTGGCCGCCTGGCTGCCCCGGGCCAACAGCCGCCATCACCGGCGTATCCAGTGCCGTCCGCTGGATCGGCTGCACGCCGATCTGGCGGCGATGGTGGCGTTGCCGCCGATCGCGCCGGCCGTGGGCTGGCGCACCTCAACTCGGCTGGCGCGTGATCACTATGTGCGGATCGCCTCGTGTGACTACTCGGTCCATCCCTCGGTGATCGGCCGTCTGGTGGAGGTGGTCGCCTCCTTGGAGGAGGTCACGGTGACCTGCGGCGGGCAGTTGGTGGCCCGCCACCGGCGGTGCTGGGCGCCGCACCAGACCATCACCGATGCGCTGCATGCGCAGGTGGCCGCCGCGATGCGCCGCACCGGCCTGCGCACGACCCCTGCCCCGGCCACAGCCGGGGCCCCCGCTGAGGTTGAGGTCGAGCAGCGTCGGTTGAGTGACTACGACGCGTTGCTCGGCATCGAGGGAGTGGCGTGA
- the istB gene encoding IS21-like element helper ATPase IstB: MTATGTNTTTTTSGRNVAAELAYLTRVLKAPSLAASIDRLAERARAESWTHEEFLAACLQREVAARESHGGEARIRFARFPARKALEDFDYDHQRSLKREVIAHLGALDFVTAKDNVVFLGPPGTGKTHLSIGLGIRACQAGHRVAFATAAQWVARLADAHAAGMLQGELIKLSRIPVLIVDEVGYIPFEPEAANLFFQLVSSRYERASLIVTSNKPFGRWGEVFGDDVVAAAMIDRLVHHAEVISLKGDSYRLKNRDLGRVPAANPSNDQ, from the coding sequence ATGACCGCGACCGGCACGAACACCACCACCACGACCAGCGGCCGCAACGTCGCGGCCGAGCTGGCCTATCTGACCCGGGTGCTCAAGGCCCCATCCCTGGCGGCCTCCATCGATCGGCTGGCCGAGCGGGCCAGGGCCGAGTCCTGGACGCATGAGGAGTTCTTGGCCGCCTGCCTGCAACGCGAGGTCGCCGCCCGGGAATCACACGGCGGCGAGGCCCGGATCCGCTTCGCCCGCTTTCCGGCCCGCAAGGCGTTGGAGGACTTCGACTACGACCACCAGCGCTCTCTCAAGCGTGAGGTCATCGCGCATCTGGGCGCGCTGGACTTCGTCACCGCCAAGGACAACGTGGTCTTCCTCGGCCCGCCCGGCACCGGCAAGACCCATCTGTCCATCGGGTTGGGGATCCGGGCGTGTCAGGCCGGTCACCGGGTCGCTTTCGCCACCGCCGCCCAGTGGGTGGCCCGGCTGGCCGATGCCCATGCCGCCGGCATGCTGCAGGGCGAGCTCATCAAGTTGTCTCGGATCCCGGTGCTGATCGTGGACGAGGTCGGCTACATCCCCTTCGAACCGGAGGCGGCCAATCTGTTCTTCCAGTTGGTCTCCAGTCGCTATGAGCGGGCCAGTTTGATCGTCACCAGCAACAAACCTTTCGGACGCTGGGGCGAGGTGTTCGGCGACGATGTTGTGGCCGCCGCCATGATCGACCGGCTGGTCCACCACGCCGAAGTCATCAGTTTGAAGGGAGACAGCTACCGCCTCAAAAACCGTGACCTTGGCCGCGTGCCCGCGGCCAATCCCAGCAACGACCAGTAA
- a CDS encoding radical SAM protein: MHTFIVSPFLGEYLVLRPGSPGGLKISEGKYRELTKAMSSPAWFTDAVFTSWAYDISGSPLTETVLIRPESPYGYVRATYELNLGCNYDCEHCYLGLKKFEGLAWSDREKLLHILRDAGVLWLQLTGGEPMIDKLFPEVYGLAYKLGMMLTILSNGSRLASPKILDLLTTHRPHDITLSMYGATEASYDGLTRRRGAYRLFIKGVAAAREAGLPLKLSLIVTNTNKDELEQMQAMAEGWGIPHDAFMNMSPTIYGGPETLPSQSIEHLRKRKPFTGCHAGHTFFHVDPHGMASICKIGRDPQIPLMDEGVEGLTRLGAIADSLMLRQGGCTGCTLSGSCGTCMPLVTLYRKAKSPLRNYCQHQEREEVKAE, translated from the coding sequence ATGCACACATTCATCGTGAGTCCGTTTCTCGGCGAGTACCTGGTGCTTCGCCCTGGCAGTCCGGGAGGCCTGAAGATCTCCGAGGGTAAGTACCGAGAACTCACCAAAGCCATGTCGTCGCCGGCGTGGTTCACCGACGCCGTCTTCACGTCCTGGGCCTACGACATCTCCGGGAGCCCGCTCACCGAAACGGTCCTCATCAGGCCCGAGTCTCCTTACGGATACGTTCGGGCGACGTACGAACTCAACCTGGGCTGCAACTACGACTGCGAGCACTGCTACCTCGGGCTGAAAAAGTTCGAGGGGCTGGCGTGGTCCGACCGGGAGAAGCTGCTCCACATCCTGCGTGACGCCGGGGTGTTGTGGCTCCAGCTCACCGGTGGCGAACCGATGATCGACAAGCTGTTCCCCGAGGTGTACGGCCTGGCCTACAAACTCGGCATGATGCTGACCATCCTGTCCAACGGCTCTCGCCTGGCCAGCCCGAAGATCCTGGACCTGCTCACTACTCATCGGCCGCACGACATCACGCTCAGCATGTACGGCGCGACCGAAGCGAGCTACGACGGGCTGACCCGCCGCCGAGGGGCCTACCGGCTGTTCATCAAGGGGGTGGCAGCGGCGCGTGAGGCCGGTCTTCCGCTGAAGCTCAGCCTGATCGTGACCAACACGAACAAGGACGAGCTGGAACAGATGCAGGCGATGGCCGAGGGGTGGGGGATTCCGCACGACGCCTTCATGAACATGTCGCCGACGATCTACGGTGGCCCCGAAACCCTCCCCTCGCAGTCGATCGAGCACCTGCGCAAGCGCAAGCCGTTCACCGGCTGCCACGCCGGTCACACCTTCTTCCATGTCGATCCGCACGGCATGGCGAGCATTTGCAAGATCGGCCGTGACCCGCAGATCCCGCTGATGGATGAGGGCGTTGAAGGGCTGACCCGGCTCGGCGCCATCGCTGACTCCCTGATGCTGCGCCAGGGCGGATGCACCGGCTGCACCCTGAGCGGCTCGTGCGGGACCTGCATGCCGCTCGTCACCCTCTACCGCAAGGCGAAGTCGCCCCTGCGGAACTACTGCCAGCACCAAGAAAGAGAGGAGGTGAAAGCCGAGTGA